A genomic region of Halobacteriovorax sp. JY17 contains the following coding sequences:
- a CDS encoding polymer-forming cytoskeletal protein, which yields MQNNEKDISAIIEEGCKFEGNLSFNGVARIAGIVNGSIFSNDTVIVSEGAIINADVNANVILISGTVKGNIKASSRVEIIKPARFEGTITTPSLIVEEGVIFHGTTKMRDQEN from the coding sequence ATGCAAAATAATGAAAAAGATATTTCAGCAATAATTGAAGAGGGTTGTAAGTTTGAAGGCAATCTCTCGTTTAATGGTGTTGCAAGAATTGCAGGAATTGTTAATGGAAGTATTTTTTCAAATGATACAGTAATTGTCTCTGAAGGGGCAATTATTAACGCAGATGTGAACGCAAACGTTATTTTAATCTCAGGAACGGTAAAAGGTAATATCAAAGCGTCGAGTAGAGTGGAAATTATCAAGCCAGCTAGGTTTGAAGGGACAATAACAACTCCGAGCTTAATTGTGGAAGAGGGCGTTATATTTCACGGTACAACAAAAATGCGTGATCAGGAAAATTAA
- a CDS encoding RsmG family class I SAM-dependent methyltransferase, with translation MKEFAQRYHDLLTGEYKGINLTRITTFEDFFQKQIVDSVLPLEVSKVFKKAIDDTKVVVDVGFGGGFPILPLAYLFPEKKFVGFEARAKKAKVVQEIAEKLGLKNVKCYHHRIETVNIDIPVVITFKAVGTIENFIPLIKYREQTSVFFYKGPSFYELEELEPTEKKWEVIEELFYDLEGTDGRTLIGLKNRTVPRGTLKKEIKNLVNLSQLI, from the coding sequence ATGAAAGAGTTTGCTCAGAGGTATCACGATCTCTTAACCGGTGAATACAAAGGTATTAACCTTACAAGAATTACAACTTTCGAAGATTTCTTTCAAAAACAAATCGTAGATTCAGTTCTTCCTTTGGAAGTAAGTAAGGTTTTTAAGAAGGCTATAGACGATACAAAGGTTGTCGTAGATGTTGGCTTTGGTGGAGGATTTCCTATTCTCCCATTAGCATATCTTTTTCCGGAAAAGAAGTTTGTTGGATTTGAGGCACGAGCCAAGAAAGCAAAAGTGGTTCAAGAAATCGCCGAGAAGCTTGGGTTAAAGAATGTTAAATGCTATCACCATAGAATCGAGACAGTTAACATTGACATACCTGTAGTTATTACTTTTAAGGCCGTCGGGACAATTGAAAATTTTATTCCATTAATTAAGTACAGAGAGCAAACCTCGGTCTTCTTTTATAAAGGACCTTCATTCTATGAACTTGAAGAGTTGGAGCCAACCGAAAAGAAATGGGAAGTTATTGAAGAGTTGTTCTATGATTTAGAAGGCACAGACGGTAGGACATTAATTGGTTTAAAAAATAGAACTGTTCCACGTGGAACACTAAAAAAAGAGATTAAAAATCTTGTCAATCTGTCGCAACTAATCTAA
- a CDS encoding ParB/RepB/Spo0J family partition protein, with product MAKKVALGKGIGSLISGANNDAVLGNLKNKMAFDIDSNTSAVKQEVKTVIDHQPAMIEISEIKTNPNQPRKIFKEKELEELSLSIKENGVIQPVIVVQLEKGFELVAGERRLRASKLAGLTKIPAVIKRATDREKMVMAIIENVQRSDLNCVEEALAYYQLMDEYNLTQEEVAKKLGKERSTVANFLRVLKLPRDVIELLQKEFLSFGHAKILAAEKDREKAIRFANEAVANNLSVRELEKLIKSKKNYKEPKRANPFFDEKLDSLKQKLEKKTGFHFQLNSKQNGAGQVVLKYSNEAEFNDIFEYLMSN from the coding sequence ATGGCAAAGAAAGTAGCACTTGGAAAAGGAATAGGATCATTAATATCTGGCGCAAATAATGATGCTGTTCTAGGTAATTTAAAAAATAAAATGGCGTTTGATATTGATTCAAATACTTCTGCAGTTAAGCAAGAGGTTAAAACTGTTATTGATCATCAACCAGCAATGATTGAAATTTCAGAAATTAAAACAAACCCTAATCAGCCAAGAAAAATATTTAAAGAAAAAGAGCTAGAAGAATTATCATTATCTATTAAAGAAAATGGTGTTATCCAGCCAGTTATAGTTGTTCAGCTCGAAAAAGGTTTTGAGTTAGTAGCAGGAGAGAGAAGACTTAGAGCTTCTAAACTTGCAGGGCTTACAAAAATACCAGCTGTCATTAAGAGAGCAACTGATCGTGAAAAAATGGTAATGGCCATCATTGAAAACGTTCAAAGATCAGATCTTAATTGTGTTGAAGAAGCCCTTGCTTACTATCAATTAATGGATGAGTACAATCTTACTCAAGAAGAAGTTGCTAAGAAATTAGGAAAAGAAAGATCAACTGTTGCAAACTTTCTAAGAGTTTTAAAACTTCCAAGAGACGTAATTGAATTACTTCAAAAAGAGTTTCTATCTTTTGGTCATGCAAAAATTTTAGCGGCAGAAAAAGATAGAGAAAAGGCGATTAGATTTGCGAATGAAGCGGTAGCTAATAATCTCTCAGTAAGAGAGCTAGAGAAACTGATTAAGTCTAAAAAGAATTATAAAGAACCAAAGAGAGCAAATCCTTTCTTTGATGAAAAACTAGATTCTTTAAAGCAAAAACTTGAAAAGAAAACAGGTTTTCACTTTCAATTAAATTCGAAGCAAAATGGAGCAGGACAAGTAGTTCTTAAATACTCTAACGAAGCAGAATTTAATGATATTTTTGAATATTTAATGAGTAATTAA
- a CDS encoding AAA family ATPase encodes MAKIIAMMNQKGGVGKTTSTINLAACLAVAEKKTLVIDLDPQGNGSISLGLDASNHSECNIYHAMIGQAPIREAIYQTELPYLHICPSDNNLSGAEIELVSLFAREAKLKSAFEPIMDEYDYILIDCPPSLGLLTVNALNAAETFIVPMQTEYLAMEGLAQLLNTVRLIKTNLNPNLKMDGILLTMFDGRSSLHKQVTGEIRKHFGEKVFDAVIPRNVKLAECPSFGKPIILYDIESKGSEAYLALAKEVILKEREAEGLPELPVEEQATSELPEVPNLESSHVQSQDQIQ; translated from the coding sequence ATGGCTAAAATCATTGCTATGATGAACCAGAAAGGTGGAGTTGGTAAAACAACGTCTACCATTAACCTTGCTGCCTGCCTTGCAGTGGCCGAGAAAAAAACTCTAGTAATTGATCTAGATCCACAAGGAAACGGAAGTATCAGCCTAGGCCTTGATGCATCGAATCATTCTGAGTGCAATATCTATCACGCCATGATCGGACAGGCTCCAATTAGAGAAGCAATTTATCAAACTGAACTTCCTTATTTACATATTTGCCCAAGTGACAACAATCTCTCAGGAGCTGAAATTGAGCTTGTAAGCCTTTTTGCCAGAGAGGCTAAGCTCAAGTCTGCATTTGAGCCAATAATGGATGAATACGACTATATCTTAATCGATTGCCCACCATCTCTAGGGCTATTAACGGTAAATGCACTTAATGCTGCAGAAACCTTTATTGTTCCAATGCAAACAGAGTATTTAGCAATGGAAGGTTTGGCCCAACTTTTAAATACGGTTAGGCTTATAAAAACGAATCTAAATCCAAATCTTAAAATGGATGGAATTTTACTTACAATGTTTGATGGTAGATCAAGTTTACACAAGCAAGTTACAGGTGAAATTAGAAAGCATTTTGGAGAGAAGGTTTTCGACGCTGTTATCCCAAGAAATGTAAAACTTGCAGAGTGTCCTAGTTTTGGTAAACCAATTATTCTTTACGATATTGAATCAAAAGGAAGTGAAGCATATTTAGCACTCGCCAAGGAAGTGATCTTGAAAGAGAGAGAGGCAGAGGGATTACCGGAGTTACCGGTAGAGGAACAGGCGACAAGCGAGTTGCCAGAAGTTCCTAATTTAGAAAGTTCTCATGTTCAATCTCAAGATCAAATACAATAG